The Enterococcus rotai genome includes a window with the following:
- a CDS encoding osmoprotectant ABC transporter substrate-binding protein: MKQKLKLLLLTCCSALLLAGCSLPGLASNSDDSTISITGGITSEAQILASLVAGMIEHYTDEKTTIINNLATTTINHQAMMNGDAQISAARYTGTDLTTTLNLEPIKDPKKAFDVVQSEFQKRFQQKWFNSYGFANTYAFMVTQETAKKYNLKTISDLKKVGDQLTAGVDTSWIDRKGDGYKGFTETYGFDFKRVFPMQIGLVYDAVAANKMDVVLGYSTDGRIGSYDLVILEDDLHFFPPYDACAVATDEILKKHPELKDVLAKLSGKISTETMQKLNYQADNDLMEPETVADNFLKEHHFFESEGGGK, encoded by the coding sequence ATGAAACAAAAACTTAAATTATTACTGTTAACTTGTTGCAGTGCGTTGCTATTAGCAGGCTGTTCTTTACCTGGACTAGCTTCTAACTCTGATGATTCAACCATTTCCATTACCGGAGGAATCACATCGGAAGCACAAATCTTAGCCAGCTTAGTTGCTGGTATGATCGAACATTATACGGATGAAAAAACGACGATCATCAACAACTTAGCCACAACTACGATCAATCATCAAGCTATGATGAATGGCGATGCACAAATTTCAGCTGCCCGTTATACCGGAACTGATTTAACGACAACATTAAACTTAGAACCGATCAAAGATCCGAAAAAGGCCTTTGATGTTGTTCAATCTGAATTTCAAAAAAGATTTCAGCAAAAATGGTTTAATTCCTATGGATTTGCTAATACCTATGCTTTTATGGTAACGCAAGAAACCGCTAAAAAGTATAATTTGAAAACCATCAGTGACCTCAAAAAAGTTGGTGATCAATTGACTGCTGGTGTTGATACGTCTTGGATCGATCGTAAGGGTGATGGCTACAAAGGCTTCACCGAAACATACGGCTTCGATTTTAAACGTGTTTTCCCAATGCAGATTGGTTTAGTCTATGATGCTGTTGCTGCTAACAAGATGGATGTTGTTCTAGGTTATTCAACAGACGGTCGGATCGGCAGCTATGATTTGGTGATTTTAGAAGATGATCTACACTTCTTCCCACCTTATGATGCCTGTGCGGTTGCAACAGACGAAATCTTGAAAAAACATCCTGAACTGAAGGATGTATTAGCTAAATTATCAGGCAAAATTTCAACGGAAACGATGCAAAAACTGAACTATCAAGCAGACAATGATTTGATGGAACCAGAAACTGTTGCAGACAACTTCTTAAAAGAACACCATTTCTTCGAATCTGAAGGAGGTGGAAAATAA
- a CDS encoding ABC transporter permease, whose protein sequence is MNQFLLERGNELVTKIGEHIFISGIALLLGILFAVPIGILLTRTKRTAAIIIGLTSALQTVPSLALLALMIPIFGVGKIPAIIALFIYSLLPILRNTYIGIREVSSDYKDAAKGMGMTNVQSIFMVELPIAMPTIMAGIRLAAVYVIAWATLASYIGAGGLGDFIFSGLNNYQPDLIFAGTIPVTILALAADLLLGLLEKKLTPKALREAE, encoded by the coding sequence ATGAATCAGTTTTTATTAGAAAGAGGAAATGAACTTGTCACTAAAATTGGTGAACATATTTTTATTTCTGGGATAGCACTGCTACTGGGGATTTTGTTTGCTGTGCCGATTGGCATCCTGTTGACCAGAACTAAAAGAACCGCAGCAATCATTATCGGGTTGACCAGTGCCTTACAAACCGTTCCATCACTGGCTTTACTTGCTTTGATGATCCCAATTTTTGGTGTTGGAAAAATTCCAGCAATCATTGCATTGTTTATTTACTCCTTATTACCTATTTTACGAAATACGTATATCGGTATCCGCGAAGTCAGCTCGGATTATAAAGATGCTGCTAAAGGGATGGGGATGACCAATGTCCAATCGATTTTTATGGTCGAATTACCAATCGCTATGCCGACAATCATGGCTGGGATTCGCCTAGCTGCAGTCTATGTGATTGCATGGGCGACACTTGCTTCTTACATTGGTGCTGGTGGTCTTGGCGATTTCATTTTCAGTGGATTAAACAACTACCAACCTGATTTGATTTTCGCTGGAACGATTCCTGTCACAATTTTAGCGCTAGCTGCGGATTTATTGCTTGGATTATTGGAGAAAAAATTAACGCCTAAAGCATTAAGGGAGGCGGAATAA